The Elaeis guineensis isolate ETL-2024a chromosome 14, EG11, whole genome shotgun sequence genome has a segment encoding these proteins:
- the LOC140853741 gene encoding disease resistance protein RGA2-like, translating into MDDPKLSTTEKVDAFRTLRTLLLLSDQRKIDLGTLLLGIRRKEIDLSHINWAETKLRVLGLSGARDINDIPISTLHLKHLRYLDLSRTEIITLPEATSSLMNLQTLNLSNCKRLRQLPHGIREMCSLKHLYLHGCGSLLSMPRGIEQLRCLRTLTAYPVGNESGSGSIEELKDLCVGGSLELYGLENVRSVVEAEAANMGSKQDLHNLILRWSNGRTSNELTEGNAEKVLEALQPPQGLKWLHILNYSGKRLPPWLVGQSMLLSNLKKIFLQNCPKCERVPQLGWLPYLETLEIGCLSSVKHMGGDDFYGSAGGGDEYDVVFPSLCRFVLCRMDDLEEWSGVEGRPSFPNLEYLMIEDCPKLTTIIGTLSPMRRWENFNSLRWMTIENCDSLISLPVEMIRGLSSLRRLQISDCENFVGCSSSSGGVAALELQHLTALEQLFIDSCPKWGNLPHDSLHHLTALETICLSDCEGATELPEFPESLLALSIRRCHNISSLPEGLGRLTALQSLEIHGLPKLSSLPQGMEGLTALHSLRIIDLPKLSSLPQGMEGLKALEFLEINSLPELSSLPQWIEGLTALHSLQIINLPKLSSLRQGMEGLTALERLEIRNLPKLSSLPQGMEGLKALKSLTLFECPSLISPPTGLQQHLPNLDYLQITGCPEL; encoded by the coding sequence ATGGACGATCCGAAGCTTTCAACTACGGAGAAGGTTGATGCATTTAGAACGCTCCGGACGCTGCTGTTGTTGAGCGATCAGCGCAAGATTGATTTGGGTACGTTGCTGTTGGGGATCCGTCGGAAGGAGATTGATCTTTCCCATATCAATTGGGCAGAGACCAAGTTGCGGGTACTAGGCTTAAGTGGAGCTAGGGATATAAATGACATTCCGATTTCAACACTCCATTTAAAGCATCTAAGGTACCTTGACCTCTCCAGAACTGAAATTATTACATTACCTGAAGCCACATCAAGCCTTATGAATCTGCAGACGTTGAACCTCTCCAACTGTAAGCGACTTCGTCAGCTGCCCCATGGCATTAGAGAGATGTGCAGTCTCAAGCATCTTTATCTTCACGGTTGTGGAAGCTTATTAAGCATGCCTAGAGGGATAGAGCAATTGAGGTGCCTCCGTACGCTGACAGCATACCCAGTTGGAAATGAGAGTGGAAGTGGAAGTATAGAAGAGCTGAAAGACTTGTGCGTCGGAGGCAGCCTTGAACTTTATGGCCTCGAGAATGTGAGGAGTGTAGTTGAAGCTGAAGCTGCCAATATGGGTTCCAAGCAGGATCTCCACAATTTGATTTTGCGCTGGTCGAATGGTAGAACATCTAATGAATTGACAGAAGGGAATGCAGAGAAGGTTCTGGAAGCCCTTCAACCACCCCAAGGCTTGAAATGGCTGCACATATTAAACTACTCAGGTAAAAGACTTCCTCCATGGTTGGTGGGCCAATCGATGCTCCTGTCGAatctgaaaaaaatctttttgcaAAATTGCCCCAAATGTGAGCGTGTCCCACAGCTTGGATGGCTTCCCTATCTTGAGACATTAGAAATAGGTTGTCTGTCTTCTGTGAAGCACATGGGCGGAGATGATTTCTATGGCAGTGCAGGTGGAGGAGACGAGTATGATGTAGTATTCCCTTCACTGTGCAGATTTGTTCTATGCCGCATGGATGACTTGGAGGAATGGTCGGGAGTAGAAGGAAGACCATCCTTCCCTAATCTTGAATATTTAATGATCGAGGATTGTCCAAAGTTAACAACTATCATAGGTACTCTGTCACCAATGAGGCGGTGGGAGAACTTCAACTCTCTTCGGTGGATGACCATTGAAAACTGTGATAGTTTGATTTCCTTGCCGGTTGAAATGATACGAGGCTTAAGTTCGCTCAGACGTCTGCAGATTAGTGATTGTGAGAACTTCGTTGGCTGCTCGTCATCATCAGGTGGAGTAGCAGCGCTGGAACTACAACACCTCACTGCACTTGAACAGCTCTTCATCGACAGCTGTCCAAAGTGGGGCAACCTTCCACATGATTCGCTGCATCACCTCACTGCTCTGGAAACAATCTGTCTTTCAGATTGTGAAGGAGCAACAGAACTACCTGAATTCCCAGAATCGCTGCTGGCTCTAAGCATTAGGCGTTGCCATAACATCAGCTCCCTGCCAGAAGGCTTAGGGCGCCTCACAGCACTCCAATCTCTTGAAATTCATGGTTTACCAAAGCTCTCCTCTCTGCCTCAAGGGATGGAAGGCCTCACAGCACTCCATTCTCTTCGAATTATTGATTTACCAAAGCTCTCCTCTCTGCCTCAAGGGATGGAAGGCCTCAAAGCACTCGAATTTCTTGAAATTAATAGTTTACCAGAGCTCTCCTCTCTGCCTCAATGGATAGAAGGCCTCACAGCACTCCATTCTCTTCAAATTATTAATTTACCAAAGCTCTCCTCTCTGCGTCAAGGGATGGAAGGCCTCACAGCACTGGAAAGGCTTGAAATTCGTAATTTACCAAAGCTCTCTTCTCTGCCTCAAGGGATGGAAGGCCTCAAAGCACTCAAGAGTTTGACTCTTTTTGAATGCCCCAGCCTGATCTCACCGCCTACGGGACTGCAGCAGCATCTTCCCAACCTCGATTACCTACAAATAACAGGCTGTCCAGAACTGTGA
- the LOC105037788 gene encoding putative disease resistance protein RGA3, protein MDSLQRKLREVLSGKRFLLVVDDVWNPWEELKELLTTGAEGSCVIVTTRSTTVVSSIIGTLDAYELKPLSDDECWSLFERNAFSEGGAEKSADLIHIGKAIVEKCGGLPLAAKILGRLMRTKREVREWRSVMESEIWKLNDDKILPSLRLSYNHLPCHVKQCFAYCAIFPKDNEIDKEMVIQLWMANGFIPSDLEEDMELKGQEIFYELLSRSFFQDMIIHKQTFKMHDLIHDLARSDYRE, encoded by the coding sequence ATGGATTCTTTACAGCGTAAGCTAAGAGAAGTTCTCAGTGGTAAGAGATTTCTGCTTGTGGTCGACGATGTTTGGAATCCATGGGAAGAATTAAAAGAATTGTTAACAACTGGAGCTGAAGGAAGTTGCGTTATTGTGACAACCCGCAGTACAACCGTTGTTTCATCTATCATCGGCACGCTCGATGCCTATGAACTGAAACCTCTGTCCGATGATGAATGCTGGAGCTTGTTTGAAAGAAACGCATTTTCTGAGGGTGGTGCGGAGAAGTCCGCAGATCTGATACATATTGGAAAAGCCATTGTGGAGAAGTGCGGAGGCCTGCCTCTGGCGGCGAAGATACTGGGGAGATTAATGCGCACGAAGAGGGAGGTGAGGGAATGGAGGTCAGTGATGGAAAGTGAAATTTGGAAGCTAAATGATGATAAGATCCTCCCTTCATTAAGGTTGAGCTATAATCACCTGCCTTGTCATGTGAAACAATGCTTTGCTTATTGCGCCATATTCCCCAAGGATAATGAAATAGACAAGGAGATGGTGATCCAGTTGTGGATGGCTAATGGATTTATTCCATCTGATCTAGAGGAGGACATGGAATTGAAAGGCCAGGAGATTTTCTACGAGCTGTTGTCAAGATCCTTCTTCCAAGACATGATAATTCACAAACAGACATTCAAAATGCACGATCTGATTCACGACCTTGCACGATCTGATTATAGGGAATGA
- the LOC140850889 gene encoding disease resistance protein RGA2-like, with translation MAEVILSSLVQVLLEKSISHILREYGKMWGFFKKLKNLESTLCTVQAVLQDAEEKQVNNKALRKWLQDLKDAAYDAEDILDEFNYEVLRQTAEIRDRMKRKVWEFFSFRNPIIFRIRMMNKIKEIVERLDNIAAERSKFHLTEIGPVDRRYLITERPETHSFVNESNIIGREEDKKKIVELLISRAGRSDVSVLPVVGIGGLGKTTLAQLVIGNSGKI, from the exons ATGGCGGAGGTTATTCTCTCTTCCTTGGTGCAGGTGTTGCTTGAGAAATCCATATCCCACATCCTTCGTGAATATGGAAAGATGTGGGGCTTCTTTAAGAAGCTGAAAAATCTTGAGAGCACGCTGTGCACCGTTCAAGCCGTCCTCCAGGATGCTGAGGAGAAGCAAGTGAACAACAAGGCGCTGAGAAAATGGTTGCAAGATCTCAAGGATGCAGCCTATGATGCTGAAGACATCCTGGATGAGTTTAACTATGAAGTTCTGCGGCAGACGGCGGAGATCCGAGATCGCATGAAGAGGAAGGTATGGGAGTTCTTCTCTTTCCGTAATCCTATCATATTTCGCATTAGAATGATGAATAAGATTAAAGAGATCGTCGAGAGGTTGGATAACATTGCAGCGGAGAGATCTAAGTTCCATCTGACAGAAATTGGTCCAGTGGATAGGCGGTATTTGATTACAGAGAGACCAGAAACTCACTCTTTTGTTAATGAGTCAAACATCATCGGAAGAGAGGAAGATAAGAAGAAGATCGTAGAGTTGCTTATCAGTCGAGCAGGGAGGAGTGATGTTTCGGTCCTTCCAGTAGTTGGGATCGGTGGCCTCGGGAAGACGACGCTAGCACAGCTGGT AATCGGCAACTCAGGGAAAATATGA
- the LOC105037073 gene encoding LOW QUALITY PROTEIN: disease resistance protein RGA2 (The sequence of the model RefSeq protein was modified relative to this genomic sequence to represent the inferred CDS: inserted 1 base in 1 codon): MAEVIVSAFVQVLLKKSTSQILRQYGKMWGSTVYRQLKKLESTLSTIQAVLQDAEEKQVKNEALKKWLADLKDAAYDTEDILDEFNYEVLRQRAEIRDRMKRKVWDFFSFRNPIIFRITMMNKIKEIVERLDNIAAERSKFHLTEIGPVDRQYLSTERPETHSFVKESNIIGREEDKKKIVESLISRAGRSDVSVLPILGIGGLGKTTLAQLVYNEITVAEHFQQRIWVCVSENFDIKNIVKTIIESATQRKYELSDMDSLQRTLREVLGGKRFLLVLDDVWNPWEELKELLTAGAEGSCVIVTTRSTTVVSSIIGTLDAYELKPLSDDECWSLFERNAFSKGDAEKSADLIHIGKAIVEKCGGLPLAAKMLGRLMRTKREVREWRSVMESKIWKLNDDKILPSLRLSYNHLPCHVKQCFAYCAIFPKDYEIDKEMLIQLWKANGFIPSDLEEDMELKGQEIFYELLSRSFFQDMIIHKQTFKMHDLIHDLAQSIIGNECHILAKPQSISNTAVRHLSITMDDPKLSTTEKVDAFRTLRTLLLLSDQRKIDLGTLLLGIRRKEIDLSHINWAETKLRVLGLSGARDINDIPISTLHLKHLRYLDLSGTDITTLPEATSSLLNLQTLNLXHCDRLCQLPDGIRKMSSLKHLYVHGCLRLLSMPRGIGQLRCLRTLTAYPVGNEIGSGSIKELKDLCIGGSLELYGLENVRSAAEAEAANIGSKQDLQYLILRWLDGKTSNELIEGNAEEVLEALQPHRGLKALRISCYPGKRLPTWLVGQSMLLLNLVEITLRDCPICEHVPQLGRLPCLATLKIDGLASVKHMGGDDFYGSAGGGDQYDVVFPSLRTFVLRCMDDLEEWSGVEGRPSFPKLEDLTVSFCPKLTTILGARSPMRRWENFNSLQRLTIGNCGSLISLPVEMIRCFSSLRYLEISDCENFIGCSSSSGGVAVLELQHLTALETLFIDRCPKWGNFPHDSLHHLTAPKKLTLAACERATALPEFPESLLDLRINHCHNISSLPEGLGRLTGLESLAIYDLPKLSSLPQRMEGLTALRSLQIRCLPELSSLPQGMEGLTALQSLEINYLRKLSSLPQGMEGLKALEFLEIYNLPKLSSLPQGMEGLTALKFLTICNLPNLSSLPHMMEGLTELRRLEIHNLPKLSSLPQGMEGLTALHSLQIKNLPKLSSLPQGMEGLKVLERLIILKCPNLISLPRGLQQRLPSSVT, encoded by the exons ATGGCGGAGGTTATTGTCTCTGCCTTTGTGCAGGTGTTGCTTAAGAAATCCACATCCCAAATCCTTCGTCAATATGGAAAGATGTGGGGCTCCACTGTCTACAGGCAGCTGAAAAAGCTTGAGAGCACGCTGTCCACCATTCAAGCCGTCCTCCAGGATGCTGAGGAGAAGCAGGTGAAGAACGAGGCGCTGAAAAAATGGTTGGCAGATCTCAAGGATGCAGCCTATGATACTGAAGACATCCTGGACGAGTTCAACTACGAAGTTCTGCGGCAGAGGGCGGAAATCCGAGATCGCATGAAGAGGAAGGTATGGGACTTCTTCTCTTTCCGTAATCCTATCATATTTCGCATTACAATGATGAACAAGATTAAAGAGATCGTGGAGAGGTTGGATAACATTGCAGCGGAGAGATCTAAGTTCCATCTGACAGAAATTGGTCCAGTGGATAGGCAGTATTTGAGTACAGAGAGACCAGAAACTCACTCTTTTGTCAAAGAGTCAAACATCATAGGAAGAGAGGAGGATAAGAAGAAGATCGTAGAGTCGCTCATCAGTCGAGCTGGCAGGAGTGACGTTTCGGTCCTTCCAATACTTGGGATCGGAGGCCTTGGGAAGACGACGCTAGCACAGCTGGTGTACAATGAAATAACGGTTGCGGAGCATTTCCAACAGCGCATATGGGTCTGTGTGTCAGAGAATTTTGATATCAAAAATATTGTCAAAACAATAATAGAATCGGCAACTCAGAGAAAATATGAACTTTCTGATATGGATTCTTTACAACGTACTTTGAGAGAAGTTCTCGGTGGTAAGAGATTTCTGCTTGTGCTCGACGATGTTTGGAATCCATGGGAAGAATTAAAAGAATTGTTAACAGCTGGGGCTGAAGGAAGTTGCGTTATTGTGACAACCCGCAGTACAACCGTTGTTTCATCTATCATCGGCACGCTCGATGCCTATGAACTGAAACCACTGTCCGATGATGAATGCTGGAGCTTGTTTGAAAGAAACGCATTTTCTAAGGGTGATGCGGAGAAGTCCGCAGATCTGATACATATTGGAAAAGCCATTGTGGAGAAGTGCGGAGGCCTGCCCCTGGCGGCGAAGATGCTGGGGAGATTAATGCGCACGAAGAGGGAGGTGAGGGAATGGAGGTCAGTGATGGAAAGTAAAATTTGGAAGCTAAATGATGATAAGATCCTCCCTTCGTTGAGGTTGAGCTATAATCACCTGCCTTGTCATGTGAAACAATGCTTTGCTTATTGCGCCATATTCCCAAAGGATTATGAAATAGACAAGGAGATGCTGATCCAGTTGTGGAAGGCTAATGGATTTATTCCATCTGATCTAGAGGAGGACATGGAATTGAAAGGCCAGGAGATTTTCTACGAGCTGTTGTCAAGATCCTTCTTCCAAGACATGATAATTCACAAACAGACATTCAAAATGCACGATCTGATTCACGACCTTGCACAATCCATTATAGGGAATGAATGCCACATTCTTGCTAAGCCTCAAAGCATTTCAAATACCGCCGTTCGGCATTTATCTATAACCATGGACGATCCGAAGCTTTCAACTACGGAGAAGGTTGATGCATTTAGAACGCTCCGGACGCTGCTGTTGTTGAGCGATCAGCGCAAGATTGATTTGGGTACGTTGCTGTTGGGGATCCGTCGGAAGGAGATTGATCTTTCCCATATCAATTGGGCAGAGACCAAGTTGCGGGTACTAGGCTTAAGTGGAGCTAGGGATATAAATGACATTCCGATTTCAACACTCCATTTAAAGCATCTAAGATACCTTGACCTCTCCGGAACTGATATTACTACATTACCTGAAGCTACATCTAGCCTTCTGAATCTGCAGACGTTGAACC CCCACTGTGACCGACTTTGTCAGCTGCCCGATGGCATTAGAAAGATGAGCAGTCTCAAGCATCTTTATGTTCACGGTTGTTTAAGGTTATTAAGCATGCCCAGAGGGATAGGGCAACTGAGGTGCCTCCGCACGCTGACAGCATACCCAGTTGGAAATGAGATTGGAAGTGGAAGTATCAAAGAGCTAAAAGACTTGTGCATCGGAGGCAGCCTTGAACTTTATGGCCTTGAAAATGTGAGGAGTGCAGCTGAAGCCGAAGCTGCCAATATAGGTTCCAAGCAGGATCTCCAGTATTTGATTTTGCGCTGGTTGGATGGAAAAACATCTAATGAATTAATAGAAGGGAATGCAGAGGAGGTTCTGGAAGCCCTTCAACCACACCGAGGCTTGAAAGCGTTGAGAATATCGTGCTACCCAGGTAAAAGACTTCCTACATGGTTGGTGGGCCAATCGATGCTCCTGTTGAATCTGGTTGAAATCACTTTGCGTGATTGCCCCATATGTGAGCACGTCCCACAGCTTGGGCGGCTCCCCTGTCTTGCGACATTAAAAATAGATGGTCTGGCTTCTGTGAAGCACATGGGCGGTGATGATTTCTATGGCAGTGCAGGTGGAGGAGACCAGTATGATGTAGTATTCCCTTCACTGAGGACATTTGTGCTACGTTGCATGGATGACTTGGAGGAATGGTCGGGAGTAGAAGGAAGACCATCCTTCCCTAAACTTGAAGATTTAACAGTCTCGTTTTGTCCAAAGTTAACAACCATCCTAGGTGCTCGGTCACCAATGAGGAGGTGGGAGAACTTCAACTCTCTTCAGCGGTTGACGATTGGAAACTGTGGTAGTTTGATTTCCTTGCCAGTTGAAATGATCCGATGCTTCAGTTCCCTCAGATATCTAGAAATTAGTGATTGTGAGAACTTCATTGGCTGCTCATCGTCATCAGGTGGCGTAGCAGTGCTGGAACTGCAACACCTCACTGCACTTGAAACGCTTTTCATCGATCGCTGTCCAAAGTGGGGCAACTTTCCACATGATTCGTTGCATCACCTCACTGCTCCAAAAAAACTCACTCTTGCAGCTTGTGAACGAGCGACAGCACTACCTGAGTTCCCAGAATCGCTGCTGGATCTACGGATTAACCATTGCCATAACATCAGCTCCCTGCCAGAAGGCTTAGGACGCCTCACAGGACTCGAAAGTCTTGCAATTTATGATTTACCAAAGCTCTCCTCTCTGCCTCAAAGGATGGAAGGCCTCACGGCACTCAGGAGTCTTCAAATTCGTTGTTTACCAGAGCTCTCCTCTCTGCCTCAAGGGATGGAAGGCCTCACAGCACTCCAGTCTCTTGAAATTAATTACTTACGAAAGCTCTCTTCTCTGCCTCAAGGGATGGAAGGCCTCAAAGCACTcgaatttcttgaaatttataatttaccaAAGCTCTCCTCTTTGCCTCAAGGGATGGAAGGCCTCACAGCACTCAAATTTCTTACAATTTGTAATTTACCAAATCTCTCCTCTCTGCCTCATATGATGGAAGGCCTCACAGAACTCAGGAGACTtgaaattcataatttaccaaagCTCTCCTCTCTGCCTCAAGGGATGGAAGGCCTCACAGCACTCCATTctcttcaaattaaaaatttaccaAAGCTCTCCTCTCTGCCTCAAGGGATGGAAGGCCTCAAAGTACTGGAGAGATTGATTATTTTAAAATGCCCTAACCTGATCTCACTGCCTAGGGGACTGCAACAGCGTCTCCCCAGCTCAGTGACCTAG